Part of the Streptomyces sp. RFCAC02 genome is shown below.
GGTCCGCGACGGCGCCGTCGTAGGCGGTCGTGTTCTCGTACAGGTCCTCCAGCTCGGCCTGCAGCTCGTCGCGCCGGGTGAGCAGCGGCTCGCGGCGCTCCTCCAGGGACGCGACGCCCTGCTCCACCGTCCGGTCGGCGTCCTCCTGCCGGTTGTCCAGGTAGGCGCGGACGAAGGCGTTCGCCCGCTCGGCGGCGAGCGCCGGGTCGCCCGCCGAGTAGGCGAACCGCAGGACCTCCGTGTTGGGCGGGTTCGTGACCTGCAGGCCCTTCCCGAGGGCGGCCGCTGCGCTCTCCGGCTCGCCGAGCAGCCCGGCGGCGCGCCGGGCGACCACGTCACCGGTCGCGGTGCGCCGCTCGGAGCCCATCGCGATCCGGTCCACGGACGCGGTCGCCGCGAACGGGTCGGCCGTCGGCATCCGTAACCGCACCTCGGCCGTCGCGATGTACGTCTCGTTCGCGCTCAGCCCGAGCCAGCCGCCGCCCGCGAGCCCCACGAGGATGCCGCACACGATCAGCAGCCGGTAGCGCAGGAGCTGCCGGAACTGGTCGCGCAGCAGGTCGGGTTCGTCGTACGGCGCGGCGTGTGCCCGGCCGTCCTCGCGCGCTGCGCTCATGCGGGAGCTCCCCTTCTCGTGCCGCCACGCCCCAGAGCCTGACGCACCGGCGCGCCGAGGGCCAGAGCCTCGTCCAGCATCGCCGTGATCCGGCGCAGACCGGCGGTGCGCGACAGGTTCTCACGGGCGTACGCCGCGCCGCGCGCGCCGAGTTCGCCGGCGGTCTCGGGGTCGGCCGCGAGGCGGCGCGCGGCGTCGGCGAGCGCCGCCGGGTCCTCCGGCGGGACGAGGACACCGCCGCCCGACCTGCGGACCTCGTCGGCCGTGCCGCCCGCGGCGGCGACCGAGGCGATGACGGGCCGTCCCGCGGCGAAGTAGGACGTCAGTTTCGAGGGGACGCTCATGTCCAGCACGGCGGCCCGCTGCGTCACCACGAGCGCGTCGGCTGCGGCGAGGACGGCCGGGAAGTCGGCGTCCGCGACCGGCGGGAGGAGCGTCACGTTGGGCACGGCGGCGGCCAGCGCGGCGAGCCGGACGCGCTGGCTGCCGTCCCCCATGAGGACGACGTGCAGCTCCGGCGCGCGGCGGGCCGCCGCGACGAGGACGTCGAGCCCCTGCTTCAGGCCCATCGTGCCGGCGTGCAGGAGCACCGTGCGGCCGGGCGCCCAGCCGAGGCGCGCGCGGACCCGGGCGCGACCGGCCGGGTCGGCGGGCGGCGCGGGGACGTGCGACCAGTTCGGCACGAGGCGCACGCGGTCGGCGGGGACGCCGAGCGCCCGCACGCGCTCCCTGAAGCTGTCGTGGATGACGCCGACGAGCGTGGCGGCGGCGAGGACCCGGCGCTCGGCGGCGGCCACCGCGGCGGCGGCCCTGCCGCCGCCCCTGATGCCGCTCTGCGCCGCCGCGGCCCCCATCAGGTCCTGCACCACCGGTACGAACGGGACGCCCCACCGCCCGGCGGCGCGCGCCGCCAGCGCCCCGCCCGCCAGGCTCGGGATCTGCGCCAGGACGGCGTCGGGCCTGCCCATGCGCGGCGGGGCGAGCAGGCCGTGCAGCAGGATCGACCCCTCGTACAGGGCGCGGCGGGCCGCCGTCTGCCGGGCCGGGACGGTGTGCCGCCTGCGGTGCACGAGGACGCCAGCGCGCTCCTCGACGGCCCGCCACCGGCCGCGCCACTCCGGGTCGGTGCGCCAGGCCGGGTAGTGCGGCAGGCCGGCGAGGACGTGGACCTCGGCGCCGCGGTCGGCGGCGAGGTGCTCGGCGAGCTGGGCGGCGTACGGGCCGATCCCGGCGTGCTCGGGCGCGTAGTTGGTGGAGACCAGGAGGAACCGGCGGCCCGGTCTCCCGCCGTCCCGGCCGTCCCCGCGGACACTGGTGTGACGCACGATGTCTGCCCTCCCCCTGAAGACCTCCCCGACTACGTGAAGTATCCGCGTTCTCCACCGGAGTTACACACGTTGTCAGGGATCGACCGCGCGGGGCGACGGCGCGGGGCTATGGTGGAGCGCAGCGTCCGCGACGGCCAGTGGGGGGTCGTGCACATGCCACAGGCGGGGCACACGGTGGGGTACGCGCCGGGGGTCTGGGATCTGTTCCACATCGGCCATCTCAACGTGCTGCGCCACGCCAGGAGCCGCTGCGACTACCTGGTGGCCGGCGTCGTCTCGGACGCGATGGCCGCGCTGGCGAAGGGCAGGGCGCCGGTGATCCCGCTGGTGGAGCGGCTGGAGATCGTCCGCAGCGTGCGGTACGTGGACGCCGCGTTCGTCGAGACGGTGCCGGACAAGCTCGTCACCTGGGAACAGGTGCGGTTCGACGTCCTGTTCAAGGGCGACGACTGGCGCGGCACCCCGAAGGGCGAGCGGCTGGAGCGGGACTTCGCCGCCGTGGGCGTCGAGGTCGTCTACTTCCCCTACACGGTGCACACGTCCAGCACTCACCTGCGGGCGGCGCTCGCGGCGCTCGCCGAGCCCGCCGCCCCGGCCGCCGACAGCGCGCGGAACCACCGCACGGAGAACGCCGCGCAGAACACGACGTAGACGCCCGCGAGGACGGCGTACGCGGCGCGGAACAGGCCCTCGTCCCCCAGCAGCAGGAACAGCGCGCACAGTGTGCCGTAGTCGGCGGGCAGCAGCGCCAGCGCGCGCAGCCGGGACGGCGGGGGGGCGTGCGGTGGGGGCGCGGCGGGGCGCGGCGTCAGCTTGTCCGCGAGCAGGCCGCCGAAGAAGATCATGATGTGCGCGAGCTGGAACACCGGGGGCACCAGCAGCCAGCCGTCGTCGGGCAGCGCGAAGTGGCGGTGGAA
Proteins encoded:
- a CDS encoding adenylyltransferase/cytidyltransferase family protein gives rise to the protein MPQAGHTVGYAPGVWDLFHIGHLNVLRHARSRCDYLVAGVVSDAMAALAKGRAPVIPLVERLEIVRSVRYVDAAFVETVPDKLVTWEQVRFDVLFKGDDWRGTPKGERLERDFAAVGVEVVYFPYTVHTSSTHLRAALAALAEPAAPAADSARNHRTENAAQNTT
- a CDS encoding glycosyltransferase yields the protein MVSTNYAPEHAGIGPYAAQLAEHLAADRGAEVHVLAGLPHYPAWRTDPEWRGRWRAVEERAGVLVHRRRHTVPARQTAARRALYEGSILLHGLLAPPRMGRPDAVLAQIPSLAGGALAARAAGRWGVPFVPVVQDLMGAAAAQSGIRGGGRAAAAVAAAERRVLAAATLVGVIHDSFRERVRALGVPADRVRLVPNWSHVPAPPADPAGRARVRARLGWAPGRTVLLHAGTMGLKQGLDVLVAAARRAPELHVVLMGDGSQRVRLAALAAAVPNVTLLPPVADADFPAVLAAADALVVTQRAAVLDMSVPSKLTSYFAAGRPVIASVAAAGGTADEVRRSGGGVLVPPEDPAALADAARRLAADPETAGELGARGAAYARENLSRTAGLRRITAMLDEALALGAPVRQALGRGGTRRGAPA